From the Chloroflexus aurantiacus J-10-fl genome, one window contains:
- a CDS encoding SpoIIE family protein phosphatase: MQRQISVFADWNAVTELLAFSDTLEADWQLPHDYVYLLRLVIEEVATNIVKYGYDEQNRDQIQLLCQYEQGVLTIIIRDRGYPFDPHDAPPPDLGREVEQRTIGGLGLFFVREYADTLQYRHDPASGWNELIVTKTMTMLDRLRSLPLFQVVPEAILAELAPRLAECRLAAGEILFHQGDPGNECFVILSGAVEVITFVNGTELRLEVFHAGQIIGEMSLIDQSPRSATVRAIEPSRLVALNEAVFATLIGSSPALAMTMLRSIVSRVRNTNQRMIHDLERKNAELLAAYQQLQAAQAELIRLNRLEEELDVARRIQQSFLPRVLPQPAGWRIAGFSRGAQAVGGDFFDTITLPDGRVGLVVADACGKGVTAALFVALSRSLLRAASQAVGMSQSPGSINTSILLHAVSLTNDYICREHGDANMFITLFYGLLDPLSGTITYINAGHNPPLRIARNGDVAEELHEGSLPIGIVSGQTYEVYELQIQPGEKLVAFSDGITEAMNPAGELFGDARLQACLQTLCHHPAPDLVAAVVAAVDTFAAGAPQADDITLLIVERLSDSQL; encoded by the coding sequence ATGCAGCGACAGATCAGTGTCTTCGCCGATTGGAACGCGGTAACTGAACTGTTGGCCTTCAGCGATACGCTGGAGGCCGATTGGCAATTACCCCACGATTATGTCTATCTGTTGCGACTGGTGATCGAAGAAGTCGCTACCAATATTGTCAAGTATGGCTACGATGAACAAAACCGCGATCAGATTCAGTTGTTGTGCCAGTATGAACAGGGTGTGCTGACTATCATCATTCGTGATCGAGGGTACCCCTTCGATCCCCACGACGCACCACCACCTGATCTGGGCAGGGAGGTTGAACAACGTACTATTGGTGGTCTTGGCCTCTTCTTTGTGCGCGAATACGCTGACACCCTCCAGTACCGGCACGATCCGGCAAGTGGCTGGAACGAGTTAATCGTAACCAAAACAATGACGATGCTGGATCGCTTGCGGAGTTTGCCGCTTTTTCAGGTAGTACCTGAAGCGATTCTGGCCGAGTTAGCCCCTCGTCTGGCCGAATGCCGCCTTGCCGCCGGTGAAATATTGTTTCATCAGGGCGATCCGGGCAACGAATGCTTCGTGATCTTGAGCGGTGCGGTAGAGGTAATCACGTTCGTTAACGGCACCGAGTTGCGGCTAGAGGTCTTTCACGCCGGCCAAATCATTGGCGAGATGAGCCTGATTGACCAGAGTCCACGGTCGGCAACTGTACGGGCAATTGAACCGAGTCGCCTGGTTGCGCTGAATGAAGCGGTGTTTGCCACCTTGATCGGCTCCAGTCCGGCCCTGGCAATGACGATGCTACGCAGTATCGTTAGTCGGGTACGCAATACCAATCAGCGCATGATTCATGATCTCGAACGCAAGAATGCCGAACTCCTGGCGGCGTATCAGCAATTACAGGCTGCACAGGCGGAATTGATTCGGCTGAACCGCCTCGAAGAGGAGCTGGATGTTGCCCGCCGTATTCAGCAGTCTTTCTTACCACGGGTGTTACCGCAACCAGCCGGCTGGCGTATTGCCGGGTTCAGTCGCGGGGCGCAGGCTGTGGGTGGTGATTTCTTCGATACCATTACCCTTCCCGATGGCAGAGTCGGCCTGGTGGTGGCCGATGCCTGTGGCAAAGGGGTAACGGCTGCCCTGTTTGTGGCGTTGAGTCGATCATTGCTGCGAGCGGCGTCGCAGGCTGTAGGGATGTCGCAGTCGCCCGGTAGCATCAATACGTCTATTCTCCTTCACGCTGTCAGTCTGACCAACGACTATATCTGCCGTGAGCACGGTGATGCCAATATGTTCATCACTCTGTTCTATGGCCTGCTTGATCCGCTCAGTGGTACAATAACATACATCAATGCCGGGCATAACCCACCATTGCGGATTGCCCGCAATGGCGATGTGGCAGAAGAACTACACGAAGGCTCATTACCAATCGGCATTGTGTCTGGGCAAACGTATGAGGTGTATGAGTTGCAGATACAGCCCGGCGAGAAGCTGGTAGCCTTCAGCGATGGGATTACCGAAGCGATGAATCCAGCCGGTGAGTTGTTTGGTGATGCCCGTTTACAGGCATGCCTGCAAACCCTCTGCCACCACCCTGCCCCCGATCTGGTGGCGGCAGTCGTCGCAGCGGTTGACACATTCGCTGCCGGTGCACCACAGGCTGATGATATTACCCTGCTGATTGTGGAACGTCTGTCTGATAGTCAGCTTTAA
- a CDS encoding HEAT repeat domain-containing protein translates to MFDRETWRQRVAERFTTFARNPRQEIQIAGVSSVLGYLALRALEPFLAAFQEEPVAAVLALAEISRGPGANHIVRRASRWRYQLAHLIERELRSRPELRLTVEEILLALQVLHLARQRLNSSRDEWLRLTLLAELDTFESGDFEQLRRQLQDPGWQSRYEAIRRLRVREGHYTAADLVLLHDGLSDSASHVRAAAARMLGLINGIPPQPLVKTLIRLAIHDCDLETRFAAARTLGQLRDRIVSPQLLDHLIECLDNPDSFVRSAAALVVSQLGELAGTAQMIEHLLPMLSDADAYAREAAARALGRLGVAAATTTVLNALTQAVDDTDPNVHEAAVDAITRLRKLRATLPLSPGRHPTEPLAV, encoded by the coding sequence TGCCGGCGTGAGTAGTGTGCTTGGATACCTTGCCCTGCGTGCGCTTGAACCATTTCTTGCTGCCTTCCAGGAAGAGCCGGTTGCCGCTGTGTTGGCACTGGCCGAGATTTCACGTGGCCCCGGTGCCAATCACATTGTCCGCCGTGCCAGCCGCTGGCGTTACCAGCTTGCCCATCTGATTGAGCGCGAATTACGTTCACGCCCGGAACTTCGCCTGACCGTCGAAGAAATCCTGCTGGCGTTACAGGTGCTGCATCTCGCCCGGCAGCGCCTCAATAGTTCACGTGATGAGTGGTTACGGCTGACATTGCTGGCCGAACTCGACACCTTCGAGAGCGGTGATTTTGAACAGTTACGCCGTCAATTGCAAGACCCCGGCTGGCAAAGTCGCTATGAAGCGATTCGTCGTCTGCGCGTGCGAGAGGGTCACTACACAGCGGCAGATCTGGTGCTCCTGCATGACGGTTTGAGTGATAGCGCCTCGCATGTGCGTGCGGCTGCGGCGCGTATGCTCGGCCTGATTAATGGGATACCGCCGCAACCTCTGGTCAAAACGCTGATCCGACTGGCGATCCATGATTGCGATCTGGAGACACGCTTCGCCGCTGCCCGCACGCTGGGTCAATTGCGTGACCGGATCGTCTCGCCACAACTCCTCGATCATCTGATTGAATGTCTCGACAATCCCGATAGTTTCGTGCGCTCGGCAGCAGCCCTGGTGGTGAGTCAGTTGGGAGAACTGGCCGGTACGGCCCAGATGATTGAACACCTGCTCCCCATGCTCTCTGATGCTGACGCCTACGCTCGCGAAGCAGCAGCGCGCGCGCTGGGGCGGTTGGGTGTGGCAGCCGCAACCACAACCGTCCTCAATGCCTTAACCCAGGCCGTCGACGATACTGACCCCAATGTTCACGAAGCTGCTGTGGATGCCATTACTCGGCTGCGTAAATTACGAGCCACCCTGCCGCTTTCCCCTGGTCGCCATCCAACCGAACCATTAGCCGTGTAG